The DNA window AGAAGAAGCATTTCATCTTGCAGGATTTCCCGAACAAATATTTCGTTCAGTAATCTGTGATCACAACACCAGTAACACACTCATCGCCAGCGATGATATCGCTGCGTGTTCTTTGACTGGAAGTGTTGGCGCAGGTGCCAAAGTTGCAAGTGAATCCGGCAAACATATCAAAAAAATGGTTCTGGAACTAGGTGGTTCTGATCCTCATATTGTTCTTGCCGATGCTGATATTGAAAAAGCAGCACAGGGGGCAGTGAAAGGGCGAACAAGTAATGCAGGACAAGTCTGTATAGGCTCAAAGCGTTTTATTGTTCACAAAGCTGTCGCTGACCAATTTTCAACTCGTTTTGCCGAATTGATGCATCAAATAAAAGTTGGCAATCCACTTGACCCAGAAACACAAATGGGTCCTCTGGTTAACGAGCAAGCAGTCAAAGACATGGAACAGTTTGTTGCCGATGCCGTCGCGAATGGAGCCAAAATACTTGCTGGTGGAAAGCGACTCAATCGTCCTGGCTTTTTTTTCCAACCTACTCTGCTTGCAAACACCAAACCCAACATGACTTCAGTATGTACCGAAACATTCGGCCCAATAGCCCCTATTATTATTGTTGAAAGTGATGACGAAGCGATAAAAATCGCAAATCAAACTGAATTTGGGTTAGGTGCTTCTATCTGGACGAAAGATCTGGAAAAAGGCAAATCTCTTGCATCCAAGATTAATGCAGGGGCAGTATTTATTAATTCCATCTCGAAAAGTCATCCTCTGTTGCCTATTGGCGGAATGAAAAAGAGTGGATATGGGCGAGAGTTATCACATTACGGCATTAAAGAATTTGTTAATATTAAGACAATTAATGTGTATGAATAAGATTTTTCATTTTTGGATTTGTTAGCGTCCAAAGGTGAGGCTTAAGAAGTTAAACATCGAATAAGGTTGGGGGGAAGCCCCCTCCGGGGTCAACCGACTCTTCAAGTTAAACATCAACAAATCCGAAAGACGCTAACAAATTAAAGTTATTAAGAAATAAATGTAATACTGGTGATCCCACATGAAAGCTTCCGATTTATTTGTTCACTGCCTCCAACAAGAAGGTGTTGAATATGTGTTTGCAGTCCCTGGTGAAGAAAATCTCGATCTTCTCGAGTCATTACGCACTTCTAAAATTAAAGTCATTGTCAATCGTCATGAACAATGCGCTGCATTTATGGCAGCAACCTATGGTCGTTTAACTGGAAAAGCGGGAGTCTGTCTTGCCACACTTGGTCCTGGTGCAACTAATCTTGTCACAGGAATGGCGCATGCACATCTTGGTGGCATGCCTATGGTTGCTATCACTGGACAAAAAGGGATTCGTGAAAATTTTCAAGCCAGTTTTCAAGTCCTTGATATTGTAAACATGATGCGTCCTCTTACCAAACGTGCAGTGCAAATTCACGGGCCAAAATCAATTCCTAAAGAGATTAGAACTGCATTTAAACTTGCAACAACAGAACGTCACGGAGTATGTCATATTGAACTTCCCGAAGATATTGCTCACGAACAAGTTGATGAGAAATTCGCTTCGTATCATGCAACTACAGTGCGTCGACCAATTGCTGATGAAAAAGCCATCGCCACTGCTGCTGATATGATTAAATCCGCAAAAAATCCTATTTTAATCGTTTCAAGTCGAGCGCAGCGACGCAGTGTGAGTGCCGCCATTAAATCGTTTTGCAACGCAACGGGGCTCTATGTTGTTCACACTCAATTAGGAAAAGGGGTTCTTGGTGATGACCATGCTCAATCACTCTATGCTTTTGGCATCCATAAAAAAGATTATGTGCATTGTATTGTAGAAAAAGCTGATCTTATTGTCACCGTTGGTTATTCTGTAGGAGAACACCCTCCCAGTGTCTGGAATCGTGACATGAACAAGAAAATTTTACATCTTGACTTTACGCCTGCCGAAGTGGATATTTATTACAATCCTACCTGGGAGGTCATTGGCGATATAGGTCAATCACTTGAATCTTTAACAAAACAACTTAACGGATATCATTATGCTGGAAGTTATGAGAAAAAAGTCAAGACTGAATTAACAACAAAATTATTAGTAGAAGAAGCCGAAAACTCTTCATTTCCCCTTCGTCCTCGCCGTATTGTCAAAGAATGCCGAGCAGTATTAGGCAAAGAAGATATTATTTGCTTAGATAACGGCATTTACAAATTATGGTTCTCACGTCACTATCCTACTTATAATATTGGCACATTTTTACTTGATAATGCTCTTGCCACCATGGGTGCAGGACTTCCTAGTGCCATGACTGCAAAATTATTGTATCCCCAAAAAAGAGTTCTTGCTGTTTGCGGCGATGGTGGATTTATGATGAATTCTCAGGAACTTGAGACTGCTGTTCGCTTAAAACTTAATATTGTTGTTCTCATACTCAATGACAACGCCTATGGTTTTATCAAATGGAAACAACAAAACGCTGGCTTTAAAGATTTTTCACTTGACTACTCAAATCCTGATTTTGTTAAGTACGCCGAAGCCTATGGTGCCAAAGGATACAAAGTAACCAAAGCAGAAGAGTTAGGAAAAATCCTTGAGAAAGCATTTGGCCAAAAGGGACCAGTACTCATTGAATGCCCAATTGATTACAGCGAGAATAATAAAGTCTGGGGCGAAGAATTAGGAAATATCCTGTGTCCGTTGTAAATAAGTAATGAGATCCACTGTATGCCTGAGTGATTCACAAGGAAGATTTTTATACTCTCTTTTCATAATTCTTTCCATGATTGGATATATTTTAGGATTAGCTTTTCTTCCGGTGAGTGTAATACTTTTTCTCAATGCTTTTGGCTTCTTGGGCTTATCAGAACTCTTCGGAATGCCACTTCTCTTACTTGGTGCATTAGGTGTTATCATAGTCATGATTGGTGATGTTATTGATGCTCATACGCAACAAAGTCATAGAATACGCACCACTATTGTCTGTCTTTTAATCATGCTTCCTGCATTTGTCTATTTTCTCTCATTTCTTATTACCTTCCCTGCTGTTATTACTTCCTCGCTTCCCGTCATTATTGCCAGCTTTCTCTTTGTTGAAGGTGTAAGTAGCCTCTTGATTGGCGCGGAATAGGCCTTTTCTCATATCAAATCTATCGGTTTTCTTTCTAAAGAGTGGTAATCTAAGTTTTTAAACTACTCTCAATTATTGATGATGTTATGAGTCTACTTCAACAAGTTAAGAATTTTTTTCAGCATCAACCAGAACACATCTCTTTTGAGGAATATAAAAAATTATTTATCGGGGCTCTCCAACTCGCAAATGAAGGGACAGGAGGAACAAAACCTGCTGAAATGATAGCATTACTTACAACCAGTCCAAAATATATTCGCAATCTTGAAAAAGCATTCAATTTGGTTGTTTCCAATAAAAAAGAAGAAGCATATCTTTTAGCTGTAATCTCCATTCTTCTGGACGAAGCTATGAAAGAATTAAAATGGCCTGCTCGCAAGCAAGAATACCAAAGAATCGTTGAAGCCGCAATGAGAGGTAAAGTTCATTAATTCAACTTTTTATATTTTCTTAAATCCTCACTGTTCTAGTCCCATTCTAAAATCAGTCAAATCGAGAAGAATTTCTAAAATACTTTTTTGATTCACTAAGAGTAAAAGATCAGTTGTAGGTATTAATTTGGCATTTTTCGCAATCAATCTCTTTACTTCATCTCGATTTTTACTAAGTTGATTTACTCTCTCTAACGAGAACGAATAGAATAGTTCATAATATAATCGCAGCGAGAGATGGATCTGTTCAAATATTTCAATACTCTTGGGGTTAAATCTTTGTCTTTGTGACACAATATCACGCGCATTATATTTGAACACGTCCATGATCTTATCAATTGACGCAATGATGTGATAATAAAAACAGGTTTTTTTGACGTCTGGATAACCATATTTATTGAGTAGTCGTAACGCATAGCTCACAAACTTATTCACGTTGTCATGCATTAATTCAATGCCCTCAATTAAAGCGAGGTCTTTCTTTCGTATCCCCTCGAGAAACGCTTCTGAAGTTTGAATAAGAAGAAGAAAAATACGTCGTAGTATAATCCGAAAATCCTCGTCTGATTCTTTAGCCAAAGTCTTGATGAGCATGGATTTCTCCGAATGCTCAACAACCTCTGCCCCAATAAGACGATTTGTGATTTCATGAACAATGCCTGGATAAGACACATGGATCTCCTTACGATAATGGGCAGTTGATGGCTTAGTAAAATGAATCTCTATTTCATTATACCCGAAGCGATACAAACTCATAATATAGAGCAATGCTGAGGTTCGATCCAGCTTAGTTATATCAATCTTAATCTTCTCATGTTTGATTGGTTGTTTGGTAGAAATAATAACACTTCCGCCCTCTTTCTCCACATAGACATTATTGCCTTTTGTAAGACCGTGACTCTTAATCCAATCACTGGGTAATGCGACTGTAAGACTCGAGAGACCATGTTGGATGAGCTTGCGTTGATCCATGTATGTCTTGTTTTAGTTCTCTTTTTATAAGATTTTTGTAAAAATGTATACAGTATACATTAAGTATGCACTAAATATATACTCCTCGATCAAAAACGCTTAAACTATGGGTAATAATGTTTAAATGTTTAGGGGGAAATAAAATGGCTTTAATCAAAATGAGTGCCTATGATGGTACGCCCGTCTCTGGGATGGAAAGAGATGCAGCACATGTGCTTCTGCGTCACGAGTCTGAATCAGGAGACTACAAACACAAAGATCATCATGTCCAAATGTTCCTAATGACTCCGGAAGGGATCTACATCCCTAAAAGATCAGATCAAGCAGCAGACAATCAAGGTCAATATGAAATGAGCTTTGGCACGCATCAACTTGCTTCTGATTTAAGTCTTCTAAAAACAGTGTTGAGGGTTCGAGAAGAACTTGGTCTGGATATCGTTGAGATGGAATATAAAGATTGGGTATGTGATATCCAAAAAGGTAACAATATCTATCTGCGACGCTTAGCAATGATACCTACATTTCTCTCTGAGAGGGTTGATCCAGATGGAAAAAGTTGGATGAATGTAACGCATGAAGATCTTGTTTTGGGCTATACCTATGCCCCATTACCTAATGTTGCAAGTGAACATCGGCTATACACAACTGATGAGCTTTTGAAAGATATTCAAACCTCACCTGAGAAATTTACAGGGGATGTGAGAAAATTATTTATGTTGAATCATAATGCTTTAAGAGATCTTGAACAAAGGATTAAATAATTTTTTTCTTACTTCCTTTTCAATTCGAAGCCTTCCTTCGTATCGCCCATAATCCAGCCCATGGCATCAATCTCAGAACGAATTTCATCAGACTTGATCCAATCTTTAGCCATACGAGCTTTCAATCGTTCATGAGCTAATTTTACAACCTGAGCAGGAATCTTCTCTTCCATGACGTGATCTAATTTCAATCCTAAAACAGAATCCATCTTTAATAAAATTGTATATTTTTCAGAGACAGACAGCGAGTCATCTTTCACCACTTCCCATACGGTTGCGAGTGCTTTTGGCATATTAAGATCATCATTAATATCTTTGGTAAATGCTTCAATATGTTCCCTTGCGTTACGTCCTAATTCTTCCTCTTGTGCTCCTTCTTTTTTCAACTCCAAGAATTTTTCATAGAGTCGTCGTCGGGCATTCTTTGCTCCTTCAAGTGCTTCAAATGAGAACATTAATGGATTACGATAATGTGTGCCTAGGCAAAAATAGCGATAATCTAACGGATCAATACCACGATCAATCAATGTCTGCAAAATTACAAAGTTATCTCCCGATTTCGCCATCTTCTCGCCGCCGCTAATAACCAAAAATTCTCCATGAAGCCAATAACGCACCCATGGTTTTTTTCCGGTAGCGCCTTCTGCTTGCGCAATCTCGTTAGTGTGGTGTACAGAAATGTGGTCAATACCCCCACAGTGAATATCGAACTGTTCTCCTAAGTAACGAGTTGCCATGGCAGAACATTCAATGTGCCAGCCAGGATAGCCAACTCCCCACGGTGAGTCCCATTTCATCTCTTGATCTTGAAATTTTGATTTTGTAAACCATAATACGAAATCATGAGGATTTTTCTTATTTTCATCCTGTTCGACTCTTGCTTTTGCATCAGCATCTAATTTAAGTCTAGCCAGTTTCCCATAATCAGATAATTTGGAAGTATCAAAATAGACATTTCCCCCGCGTGAATACGTAAATCCCTGCTTCTCTAACTTTTGAATCATTTCAATTTGTTCTTTGATATGGTCAGTTGCTTTACATAGCACTGTCGGAGCAAGCAGATTTAATCGGTGAGTATCTGCAACAAACGCGTTGGTATAAAATTGCGCGACTTCCCAGACTGTTTTACCTTCACGGCGTGCTCCTTTAAGCATCTTATCCTCACCAGTATCATCATTTTCTCCTGTAAGATGGCCCACGTCAGTGATATTCATTACATGCTCAACGTCATAGCCGTTCCACATCAACACTCGCCGTAAAATGTCCTCAAACAAAAAAGAACGTAAGTTTCCAATGTGCATGAAATTGTACACGGTTGGACCGCAAGTGTACATCTTTGCTTTATGCAAAGAGAGAGAGGTAAATGTTTCCTTTGATCGAGAGAGTGTATTAAACAACGTGAGGACCATAATTGGTTAAAAGAATAATCCTAATTTAAAGATTCTGTTTCTATTAATAATATCGAATCATTCAAAGTTAAAATTCCACAACTTCTGCATCATCCAGCGCTTTTTGTAAAATATCTGCATCAACATGTTCTAAATCTTGACGCACCCGATCCGGTTCAGATTTTGTCGAAGGACTTTTAGGTCCTAGAAGATTACAAATCTCGGGACCTTTTGATGTTTCATAGGTGCCAATTTTCTTAGCTACATTGATAATTTCTTGTTTATCATATGTAAGCAGCGGACGTAAAATCTCCATGCTTACATTTTTTGTAATTGAAGTAAGATTACTCAACGTCTGGCTCGAAACTTGTCCTAAATTTTCTCCCGTAATCAAAAATTGCGCATCCTCTTGTGCAGCGATTAATGTAGCGCAACGCATCATCATAATTTTACCTAAAACATAATAATCTTTATGTTGACACTTTTCCACTAATGCTTTAAGAACAGGTGTAAACGGCACAAGATACAATTTCCTAACCTGCAAGATCTTGCACAACTCTTTGACTTTCTCAATCTCTCTGCCATCCGTAAGAGGGAGTTGATGGAAATGAACTGCAATAATCTCAAGCCGTTGCTGCATCAAATGAATCGCTACTGGAGAATCAATCCCTCCAGAAAGTAACGCAACCCCTTTTTCCATGTCTAGAAGAGTAAGATAAAGCTATTTAAAATTTGTTATTCTCAATACTATCTCCAATTACTGTTATTCACGATGAATCAAGCCATATCCTTCCAAGTTGGGTTGTGTTGCTCGAAGAGAATGAAACGTATTTGTAACAAAATCAACATAGGCTGCACTTTCATTTGAACGTCTTACAACACGATCTAATGTTCCTAATCTGGTCCCTAAACCAGGAAAAATTCCCCAGAATGCCCCGCCGATTTCAATTCTATCCACCAAATTGTGAACATGATAGAAAACAACTCGTGGGCTGTTACGTGCTCCTACTCCTGCGCAATATCCTTTAATAGTAGGATCGTTTTCCCATGGTGTAATATTTGTTCTCAAAGTTTCTTCCAAATATTCCTTTGACCGACACACATCTCTTTCTACTCTAGGACGGACATCTCCCCTTATCCAATCTAACATATCACGTTCAAGTTCGTAATGGACTTCACCATATGGGCCATTTCCTAAAACGAGTTGAACAACTCGTCGCTTGCTTGTTTCGTCTAAGCTCATAGTTACCAAAATCATCTTTCCATTAAAAAATATTTAGGTTGTGTGGAATTATTGTACTGTTCTTTTTACCACACACGCTGGCAGACAGGTAAATTTCTGCTCATCCAAAATAAGCAATAATTCATGACGTTTCAAGACATTCTTCAAAATAGATCTAATCTCCATTAAAAATGCATTAAATTCAATAGTTGTTTTAACACGCACTTCTACCTGTACTTCCGCAAGACCACTCGTTTTGTAATAAAAAGTAACGTGGGGATGATTCCAAAGATAGGTGAAAAGCGTTTTTTCGAGCGCATGAGTCATCTTGCCTAATCGCAGTGCAACAAAGAACCAATTGTACCCTTGTTTTTGTGTGCCAGACCAGACTTCTGGACGGTATTTTATAATTACTCCTTCTTGCTCAAGTCGCTTAACACGATAGGCAACCGTCTCACGTGCAACGCCAATCTGCTGGCTAATATCTATCATGGATACGCGGCAATTTTTTGCCATAATCTGCAGGATTGCGAGATCCTGTTGTGTAATAGAAGTCGTACGAGGCGCATGCGATTGCGGATAAACGCGAGGTGTAATTGTATCAAACAAAAATGACAACGGCACAGGCTGTTCTTCAACAATATACTCTGTCATGTATGTATCTACATATTCTTTGTATTCATCTTCAATATCACGCATGATCTCACTCATTTCCTCATGGTTGTGAACAAAGAATTTGATAATCACATCATAATTACCAATGCATTTCACCTGCCAAGCTATGTGAGGATGATCTTTAAGTTGTGTCAAAATTTCTTCTTCTTTACGAATATCAATCCGTTTGAAACGCATATATGCAAAAAATACTTTCCATCCCAATTTGCGAACATCAACAATGGTATTAAAACCAGTAAACAATCCTAACTCTAACATCCGTTTGACTCTATACGCAACTGCCTCTTTGCTTAATTTTACATTTTTCGCAATTTCGGAATATGGTTTACGCGCATCATCATACAATTCGGCAATTATCTTTCGATCTTTTAGCGTGAGAGAAATGGGATCTTGTTCTTTCATTTTTTCGTTTTTGGCATAGTGGCTATTTAAAAGTTTTGAATTGCAAAAATCAAGTGTAAAAACGTATAAGAAGTACATAACATCGTTTCAAAGCATGACTAAAATTCTCATCATTGGTTTTGGTGGAACCATCTCCATGGTGGTAGACGAAGCCAGCAAATCTATTGTTCCAGCCAAGAATATCCAAGAACTTCTTGAAATGGTTCCTACGATTCGCGATCTCGCCACCATCGAGTTTGTTGACTTAGAAAATTTGGATAGTACTAATGTCAACCCTTCTCATTGGACAAAGTTATCGTTCTACATCATTGAACATCATGACGAATTTGATGTATTTATCGTGACACATGGAACAAACACCATGGCATACACTGCGTCAGCGCTTGCACTCTCATTAGGTCGAGGACTCAAAAAACCAGTAATTATAACAGGTTCACAAATGCCTCTTATACTTTGCGGTACTGATGCGCGTTTTAATTTAGAGAACTCCGTTAAAGCCGCGGTCAAAGCAGTGCGAGATCGCATCGTTGAAGTTATGATTGTATTCTCCGATGTTATTCTGCGTGGGTCACGTTGCGTCAAAGTAAGTGAATCAGATTTTCGCGCATTTACCTCTCCTGCTCTTGAACCAATTGGAATCATCAAATCAACGGGCGTGTGGTTTCGTTCTAATGCCTTTTTGCGCGATGATACGCTGCCTTTTGATCCCTATCCTCATTTTGAAACTGGTGTTCTTTCTGTTGATCTCACGCCTGGGCAGAGTCCTGATCTCATTCGTGAAATATTCAAGTCAGGTAAATGTAAAGGTATGATTCTCAAATCGCATGGGGCAGGATCAGTGCCCTCAGAGGGGGAACATTCATTTCTTCCATTAATCAAAGCAGCAACCCAACTCTACAAAATCCCCATTCTGGTTTCTACCAAATTTCTTGGCGGCAATGCCTACAAAGAAATCAACGATGCACCAGCTGTCGAAGCAATGGAAGCCGGTGCTATTCCTACGGGTGATTTGACTGATGTTATGGCAGAAGTTAAATTGATGTGGCTGCTTTCGCGTGGTTTTAAAACCCGTGATCAATTAATAGAAGAAATCAGCAAAGATTATGTGGGTGAAGTAACACCGTTTTGGAAAAAGTAATCGCTGGATTTATTGATTATCTCTGTGTTTATTCTAGTTTCCAATTCTGCCGCATAAATCCCATTGGAACTAAATTCACATCACGTTGCGTATAATATCTATTCATAGCAAAATCAACATAGAAAATTCCATTTTGTGTACGATTTACCACACAATCCAGAGTAGCTTCCCGATTAAAAAATGATCCAGGTACAGATAATTCAGCGACAAGGTTGCCTACATTATAAAATACTACTCTGCCATCCGATTCAGCATTTAATGTTACATTGTATCCTCTTTTTTGAGGATCTGTGCTTTTTGGATCAAAGTCACGTCCCAATGAGTGGCTCAAATACGGCAACGCATCATTAATACTATTAGTTAAAGACGTAAGACGCATCCTATCTGTGCGAAAGAAGTCAAGTATATCTGCTGCAACACGGTAATGCGTTTCACCATATGGTGCAGTGCCAAGAGCCTGTTCAACTACTACTCTTTTTTCATTTGAATTCAAATCCATAAATTTTTCGAACAGCTCTTGTTTTAAAAAGATTTAGATTTTAGAGTCAAATCATTCTTCTGATTTACTCTCTCCTCATTTTTTCCTCTCTCTCTCTTTTCTCTCCTCTCTTCTTTTCTTTCCTTTCTTCTTTTCTCTTATCATTTCTAGCCACAAAACGCATTTTTTTTAACACTATTTTTGACTCTAACCAAATCTTTATATCTAACCTCACTCTTCAAAACACCATGCAAAAAATGTGGTGGTCACTCTTCATAATGCTTGTAGTTTTACCTGTAACCCTTGCCAGTGACTTATACATGCATGAATCACTTGATATTTCTCTCCAAGTCTCCGGAAATTGGACTACCACTGCCGCAGATCAAACTAATTCCATCAATGCAGATCTTTTATTAGTCCCTCAATCTGATTTTCGCCAAGACCTTCTCTCTTGGAAAACAACGGGAGAAAAAACTGATCAAGGACTTCATTTTAGTTGGACTAAACCCCTTCCAGTCTCTGCCTCATTAGGATATACAACTCTTGTTCATACCAAAAACATTCATCAAGTTATTTCTCATCCTATTCCTTTCCCTTTAAGTTCCGTTCAACTTATAGGAGTAGAAGAATATCTTCAGCCTACCGCTACAATCGATTCCCAAAACCCCATAATCATCAAAAAAGCAGCTGAGATTACTCAAAGTCAAACTGATTTATTTAAAGCAACATTTGTTATGGCAAGCTGGGTTGAACAAAATGTGAAATATAATATCAGTAACACACTTACCGCAACGGCATCGCAAAAAGCATCATGGGTTTTAGAGAATAAAGAGGGTGTCTGTGACGAAATGACATCATTATTTATTGCCATGGCAAGATCACAAGGTGTTCCTGCCCGTTTTGTTTCCGGAATTTCATATACTACGGATCCTTCTGTTGTCGCTGCCGTCGGTTCAAATTGGGCACCCCATGGGTGGGCAGAAGTCTATTTTCCCACTATTGGGTGGGTTCCGTTCGATATTACTTTCGGAGAATATGGTTATATTGATGTAACTCACATTAAAATGCGTGAAAGCGCAGATCCTGCGACTCCTGCAACAACCTATCAATGGTTTGGTAATAATGTTGAACTCATCACAACTCCATTATCATTCGACGTAACTGTTACTAAAGGGGGAAATCATGTCCAGGAACCTTTAGAATTAGAGTATACGCTTCTTGACAATAAAATTGAATTTGGCAGTTATAACCTTATCAAAGCTATTGTTAAAAATACTGCTGATTCTTACACCGCGACAACTCTGCATCTTGCAGCTCCGACAGAGATATCTATCCTTGGTCGAAATCGCCGCACAGTGCTTTTGACTCCTAAGGAGGTACGTGAAACTTATTGGGTTGTGCGTGCTCCGCAAGATCTTGACACTTCATTTATCTACAATTTTCCTTTTCTAATATATACAGAAAAAAATCTCAGTATAGGTGGAACATTTACTTCAAAACCAGGTTCTCGATATTATTCTCAACAAGACATTGCTGCATTAACCATACATGATGAAGAAAAAAGTTATTCTCGCGAACTTGATCTTTCCTGTGATGTTCCCTCTCAACTCTTCATAGGACAAATTGCCCAAGCTCATTGTACTCTTACCAATAGGGGCAATACTACCCTTAAAGCATTACAATTTTGTGTCGAAAAATCCTGTATTGCTCAAGATGTTAACCCATTAAAGACTATCTCTCAAGACGTTTCTTTGGCAACTTCACAAGCAGGGTTTACTCATATAATCTTATCTGCTGAAAACGAATTGGTTGAAAAACGAGTTCGCTTTCCGTATCTTGTGTCTGACAACCCTTCATTGAATGTTTCATTAATCGTTCCTTCTACTGCACAACTCAAACAACCTCTGCCTCTTACCGTGAAATTAACAAAAACATCATTTAGTGTGCCTCATAATGTACACATCTTATTGCAAGGGGCCGGTTTTGAACATACTTGGACTCTTGATGAACTTGCCAGTCAAGAAGAATTGGTATTAGAACTTTCTAACCCTCCCATTTCATTTAACAACGAATACACTGTCCAAGTCA is part of the Candidatus Woesearchaeota archaeon genome and encodes:
- a CDS encoding NAD-dependent succinate-semialdehyde dehydrogenase codes for the protein MASLMASTTASFITTNPATNQTLQQYSIMSQQQVLDIAKATNHSQKKWSVLTPTQRAPYFIKLAAVLRQHAQRYATMMTNEMGKPITESLAEIEKCAVLAQAIAQHGPAWLKPESLQVDGKEHLVTFEPLGTIFLIMPWNFPFWQPFKVALPPLMAGNAIVLKHASNVTGSSLCVEEAFHLAGFPEQIFRSVICDHNTSNTLIASDDIAACSLTGSVGAGAKVASESGKHIKKMVLELGGSDPHIVLADADIEKAAQGAVKGRTSNAGQVCIGSKRFIVHKAVADQFSTRFAELMHQIKVGNPLDPETQMGPLVNEQAVKDMEQFVADAVANGAKILAGGKRLNRPGFFFQPTLLANTKPNMTSVCTETFGPIAPIIIVESDDEAIKIANQTEFGLGASIWTKDLEKGKSLASKINAGAVFINSISKSHPLLPIGGMKKSGYGRELSHYGIKEFVNIKTINVYE
- a CDS encoding acetolactate synthase large subunit, coding for MKASDLFVHCLQQEGVEYVFAVPGEENLDLLESLRTSKIKVIVNRHEQCAAFMAATYGRLTGKAGVCLATLGPGATNLVTGMAHAHLGGMPMVAITGQKGIRENFQASFQVLDIVNMMRPLTKRAVQIHGPKSIPKEIRTAFKLATTERHGVCHIELPEDIAHEQVDEKFASYHATTVRRPIADEKAIATAADMIKSAKNPILIVSSRAQRRSVSAAIKSFCNATGLYVVHTQLGKGVLGDDHAQSLYAFGIHKKDYVHCIVEKADLIVTVGYSVGEHPPSVWNRDMNKKILHLDFTPAEVDIYYNPTWEVIGDIGQSLESLTKQLNGYHYAGSYEKKVKTELTTKLLVEEAENSSFPLRPRRIVKECRAVLGKEDIICLDNGIYKLWFSRHYPTYNIGTFLLDNALATMGAGLPSAMTAKLLYPQKRVLAVCGDGGFMMNSQELETAVRLKLNIVVLILNDNAYGFIKWKQQNAGFKDFSLDYSNPDFVKYAEAYGAKGYKVTKAEELGKILEKAFGQKGPVLIECPIDYSENNKVWGEELGNILCPL
- a CDS encoding cysteine--tRNA ligase; amino-acid sequence: MVLTLFNTLSRSKETFTSLSLHKAKMYTCGPTVYNFMHIGNLRSFLFEDILRRVLMWNGYDVEHVMNITDVGHLTGENDDTGEDKMLKGARREGKTVWEVAQFYTNAFVADTHRLNLLAPTVLCKATDHIKEQIEMIQKLEKQGFTYSRGGNVYFDTSKLSDYGKLARLKLDADAKARVEQDENKKNPHDFVLWFTKSKFQDQEMKWDSPWGVGYPGWHIECSAMATRYLGEQFDIHCGGIDHISVHHTNEIAQAEGATGKKPWVRYWLHGEFLVISGGEKMAKSGDNFVILQTLIDRGIDPLDYRYFCLGTHYRNPLMFSFEALEGAKNARRRLYEKFLELKKEGAQEEELGRNAREHIEAFTKDINDDLNMPKALATVWEVVKDDSLSVSEKYTILLKMDSVLGLKLDHVMEEKIPAQVVKLAHERLKARMAKDWIKSDEIRSEIDAMGWIMGDTKEGFELKRK
- a CDS encoding 7-cyano-7-deazaguanine synthase; protein product: MEKGVALLSGGIDSPVAIHLMQQRLEIIAVHFHQLPLTDGREIEKVKELCKILQVRKLYLVPFTPVLKALVEKCQHKDYYVLGKIMMMRCATLIAAQEDAQFLITGENLGQVSSQTLSNLTSITKNVSMEILRPLLTYDKQEIINVAKKIGTYETSKGPEICNLLGPKSPSTKSEPDRVRQDLEHVDADILQKALDDAEVVEF
- a CDS encoding Lrp/AsnC family transcriptional regulator; amino-acid sequence: MKEQDPISLTLKDRKIIAELYDDARKPYSEIAKNVKLSKEAVAYRVKRMLELGLFTGFNTIVDVRKLGWKVFFAYMRFKRIDIRKEEEILTQLKDHPHIAWQVKCIGNYDVIIKFFVHNHEEMSEIMRDIEDEYKEYVDTYMTEYIVEEQPVPLSFLFDTITPRVYPQSHAPRTTSITQQDLAILQIMAKNCRVSMIDISQQIGVARETVAYRVKRLEQEGVIIKYRPEVWSGTQKQGYNWFFVALRLGKMTHALEKTLFTYLWNHPHVTFYYKTSGLAEVQVEVRVKTTIEFNAFLMEIRSILKNVLKRHELLLILDEQKFTCLPACVVKRTVQ
- a CDS encoding asparaginase is translated as MTKILIIGFGGTISMVVDEASKSIVPAKNIQELLEMVPTIRDLATIEFVDLENLDSTNVNPSHWTKLSFYIIEHHDEFDVFIVTHGTNTMAYTASALALSLGRGLKKPVIITGSQMPLILCGTDARFNLENSVKAAVKAVRDRIVEVMIVFSDVILRGSRCVKVSESDFRAFTSPALEPIGIIKSTGVWFRSNAFLRDDTLPFDPYPHFETGVLSVDLTPGQSPDLIREIFKSGKCKGMILKSHGAGSVPSEGEHSFLPLIKAATQLYKIPILVSTKFLGGNAYKEINDAPAVEAMEAGAIPTGDLTDVMAEVKLMWLLSRGFKTRDQLIEEISKDYVGEVTPFWKK